Part of the Nicotiana sylvestris chromosome 5, ASM39365v2, whole genome shotgun sequence genome is shown below.
GACATTGTAATGAGTGAAATAATAGTATATTATTACTCCATACTTAACAAATACAAAGCTCTTACTTTCACACTTAATTACACGGGATCCAATCCCAAAATAAATCCCCCCAAGAAATCTTTCTTAATACCATGCTATGCTAGACTAGATATTAGTACTCTTCATAATattatttccttccatttttaaGCCGTTCATATTATACGTACGTACGTAcatgattttttatttatttttctagcTTTTACTAATTTGCTATACTATTAATTTCTTCTTCATATCCTTCATCTTTTTTCTGGAATAATAGTATTAGCAAATATCTTGTTGGTCTTCAATTGCAGCAAACAAAGCACAGGTCTTGTTTCTGTTTCCTTTGGTTAAACACAGCAAAATCACATCGTCCAAAATTCAGAAGAAAAACAGGTACTACTACTTATATTACTGTTTCTTCTGGTCACTTCTACAATTTCCATTTTTCTCCCCTTTTGCCTTGTAACATACAAATATTACTTTTTCCGTCCCAATTTATATGATATTTTTCACTTTTTCATGAGTCAATTTATATGATATTTTTCACTTCTCGTGATTCAATTtgattagtttttgaagtttaatAGAATTGTATCCactcaatattttaaaattaaaattttaaattttcaacaattatATGAAAAAGAACTATACTTTGTAGTTCTTCTCATGTCAGATGAAAAATACGTTTTAGAATTTTGGTCAAAATTTATATTAAATTTCGAGAAATGAAAAATATCACATATTTTGGGACAGAGGAAGTAAAGGGGTATTTTGGATCTGAATTCCGGTTGAAATTTTGAGAGGTAGTATTATTCAAgaatatatactatattatactgttTTGGTCTTTTAAGTTTCTAAAGACCCACATGGCCAAAATAAGAAATTTCAAAAACCTCTTTTATATTTCACAGCACAACTTTTTTCCAGATCTTCGTAAAATTTTCCTAGAAAATATATACTCACTATAGCATATCCCAGTTGTGAACTGTTAACCACTTAAccctatttatatatatatgcactCTCATAGTCatatatcattaatttcaatacTATTTGGTTGTACCATATTTCAGGTCTAACTAAAGCAAGACAAAttcagaagaagaaaaacaagttgTTGTTGGTATCAatgtcttcctcttcttcttcattatCGTCAAATTCGCCATGTGCAGCGTGTAAATTCCTACGTCGAAAATGCCAACCAGAGTGCGTTTTTGCGCCATACTTTCCCCCTGATCAACCTCAGAAATTTGCGAATGTGCACAAAGTGTTTGGGGCAAGTAACGTGACCAAATTGTTGAATGAATTACAGCCTCACCAACGTGAAGATGCTGTAAATTCATTAGCTTATGAAGCTGATATGAGACTAAGGGATCCTGTTTATGGCTGTGTTGGTGTTATTTCACTTCTTCAACATCAACTTCGACAACTTCAAATGGATCTTAGCTGTGCTAAATCTGAGCTTTCCAAGTACCAAAACTTAGGAGGTAAATTGTTTAACAACACATTTTTTAATTCAGTATTTAATTACATTATTTCTCTACACACTCCTTGTTTCTTTGTTGGGGAAGTTACACATTTGACCGTTCGGCCCTAATATTTACAACCGCTAGCAAATTACTTTTTTGGGTGGATGACAATTTAAgttaatttttctctcttctttttatggcttaaattttttatttttatttatatatttattgcTTTCTGGGTCGGAAGGGAGCTTTGATGTAGTTGGTAGATTTTTTGttatgtgaccaggaggtcacggtttgagccgtgaaaacagcctcttgcagaaatataGGATAAGGCTGCGTATAATAGACCTTTTTGGTCCGACCTTTCCCCGAATCCCACGCATAACGGGAGATTATCGCACCGGGATCCCTTTTTTGGGTCGCAAAAAGATTTGAACCTAGGATTTCTTGTATGTTTTAGTACCGTGTTGAATTGTATGACAAACTATTTAAAAGTATAATCTTGTTAGAGATGGTACATTTTTAGTGCTAGTACTTAATTATATTCGGGTTTAAGTTCTATATATTGACAACAACAAAAAATTTATACTATCAATAAGTGACTAATTGTGTAAATATTTTGTATACTATTAGTGTATAAAACCTAAACTCGTGTTATATTATATCTCGACAGGTATTGCAGGTACTACTACTCATGGACTCTTGGCAGCTGCGGCTGCTGCTGCTGCCACTACTGCCCACCACCACCAGCAATTCAACTTCATGGCTGGAGGCGGACGGGATCATCACCACCACCTCTACCACCACCATCAGTTCTTCCCTAGAGATCAGtcgcagcaacaacaacaacatcagcaCATGATTCGCGCATTTGAAGGTCATGGGAGTAACAACTTTGATGCAAGTAGCCTTCTGATAGGTCAACTAAGCCAGTTCCAGCAGCCACGTGCCGCCGGCGGAGATGGCCGACGGACGCCGGTGGATCCTTCTTAGTTAGGTTACATAAGAGTCTTTGAGTTATTAACTATGAACTACAAAAACAGATACTATATTAAGTTTGAAGATTCTGATAGGTAATACTGGCTTGCCCATGAACCAGAATACTTATCTACAAGTATTTTTGAGAGACCAAATATTGCATGAATTTTCTCTAATCTTGTTGATTTTGTGACTATTATTAATCTAATATCTTATGCCACTATACTTTTACTATTAACAGCTTCTTTACCTGCATAAAGTACGGGTAAAACTGCGTACACATTACCATGGGTGAAGCTATGCTATGGTAATCATCCTTCGTCAGAAAATTACACTacgtatataggtaaaatattagattttagaggTATTTAACATATATTGGACACCATTTGTCatgttttttttacttctttcaagtttgaacaccttaaggaaaatttctggcttcgcCACTGCACATTACCCTCCGCAGACCCCTATTTGTGGCATTACACTGAGTTTATTGCAGTTGTGTTGCTGTATACTTCTACAATTCTTGGTCTAAAATAGCCTTATATTTTTGGTCCATTACATTTCACACCTTctctaaatgttttttttttctggtCTAAATGTTTGTTCATTAGTATAGACTAGATAGAGGATATTTCAACAAGAATATTTCTGTATATGTTTCCGAAAAATATGGAACCTGTATTATGTCTTATATTGCACCATATCAGAAGACCAAAAAAAAGGATAAAATAATTTTGTATAATTCCAAATGCTTTGAATGTTCATAACCCAAAGatcaataaaattatgtttccCAAATCAGAAGTAGATCCAATCAAATCGACATTTCTAAATAAAGTAATTAAGTAATGAGTGTTCAAAATTACATTTAAAGAAAATGCTACTGTTCTGTACTGAAACTAAATTAGCATATGAAAATCGTACTATTCTTATATCACAACATTTTTTTTAGTATTATTTGATTCTTCTTTCTTCATATGAGAATAAGGAGTTTTGTTAACCCTAGGACAGCTAAGATCTATGCCTCTAAGTCAAAGGTAGGGTAGTATTTTAGGTCAATGCACAGAAAATAGTTACTCCTACAGCCTACTTAGTACTTACTCTGGGTGTTCATgattcggtttggatcggtttttccttaaaaagaaatcaaaccaagtaagtcagttttttaaatattagaaccaaaccaaaccaattaagtcagttttttctcgattcggtttatgtcggtttttcagttttttcggttatttttcgggttttttcttaaatataagacatacactaccaaacacatatttcggcgaccacatttttaatgtaacactatcaaatcaattgccctttgagaaatctattatttaccaagatatattgataattattgaatcaaatagtgatgaataatttaaggactcaattaaaaatatattatttttaacatgaaatagattcttacacttaacaaaagaaaactaccaatcaaactagaatgtaaagataaagaactgtactaaaagtgcaaacgattaattctaaaattaaaaTAACTACTCTTATATTCGGTTTGGctcgtttttttttattaaaaccaaaactaaacaaaatttgatcggt
Proteins encoded:
- the LOC104210767 gene encoding protein ASYMMETRIC LEAVES 2 yields the protein MSSSSSSLSSNSPCAACKFLRRKCQPECVFAPYFPPDQPQKFANVHKVFGASNVTKLLNELQPHQREDAVNSLAYEADMRLRDPVYGCVGVISLLQHQLRQLQMDLSCAKSELSKYQNLGGIAGTTTHGLLAAAAAAAATTAHHHQQFNFMAGGGRDHHHHLYHHHQFFPRDQSQQQQQHQHMIRAFEGHGSNNFDASSLLIGQLSQFQQPRAAGGDGRRTPVDPS